The following DNA comes from Microbacterium foliorum.
TCGACGCCCAGCGCGGACATCATCTCGATGAGCGCCGCGATGCGGATCTCACCCCCGTGCGCACGGACGTAGCGGCCGAACACCGTCACGATGAGGTGCTGCGGCCGGACTCCGGCCTCAGGGGTCAGCTCGTCAGCATCCATCGGCATCCCGTCCGCACTCATGAGCATTCAGCGTAGCGGCCGTGCCACGATGCCCCGCGCCTCTGCTCACGCCGGGGCGACGCCGACTGCGTGCTCGAAGACGAGCTGCGTCTGCGACTGCCCCAGGTCGGGATGAGCCCCGACGTTGATCCTGATGAACTCCCGCAGCGCGGGGACGTCGGCGGTCGCGACGTGGATCACGAGGTCGCGATCACCGCCCAGGAGGAAGACCTGCTGCACTCCGGGCAGCGCCCGCATGAGCGGGACGAGATCGGTGACCTGACTGCGGGCGTGGTCGAGCACCGCGACCGACACCAGCGCGTTGATCGCCGCCCCCGCCGCCTGCGGGTCGACGACCGCGCGATAGCCGCGGATCACCCCGGCA
Coding sequences within:
- a CDS encoding Lrp/AsnC family transcriptional regulator; the encoded protein is MFMLTDGDRRILHELSRNGRLSNKELAARVGLAPSTCHGRVRLLEDAGVIRGYRAVVDPQAAGAAINALVSVAVLDHARSQVTDLVPLMRALPGVQQVFLLGGDRDLVIHVATADVPALREFIRINVGAHPDLGQSQTQLVFEHAVGVAPA